The DNA region AACATATGCAGGAGGCCTCATTGGACGACGTAACATCAACCGCGGTTTCGGATCAGACCAGCCTCATCGAGCTTACGGCCGATATTGTGGCTGCTTACGTTTCGAACAATTCCGTGCCTGTATCAGAGATGCCGGCGCTTCTATCCGCGATCCATAGCGCGATCAGCGGGTTGAACAGCCCTACCGCTCCGGCTGAGCCGAAGGTTGACCGCGCAACTCCGGGCCAGATCCGGAAGTCGATCACTCCCGACGCGTTGATCAGCTTCGAGGACGGCAGGCCGTACAAGACCCTGAAGCGGCACCTCAAAGGAGTAGGTCTTACTCCGGACCAGTACCGGGAGAAGTGGGGTCTGCCGCGCGATTACCCGATGACCGCCCCAAGCTACTCCGAGATGCGCTCGGCCCTGGCGAAGAACAATGGTCTCGGCAATCTGCGCCGGAACGCAGCTGCGAAGGCTGCACCCGTCGACGAGACGATCGTTGAGACGCCCAAGGCCAGCCGTCGGAAGAAGGCTGCAGAGCCACCCGCTGTGCCGGCAGAGAAGCCCGCTCGAGGTCGGAAGAACGCTGTTGCCTCCTGAGAGGGAAGCTCTCGGTAGTGCCTTGGGCTGTTGATTCACCTCTTGCGCGCTATAATGCGGCCGGGTGCTCGTCTCAACCACAAGCGCCGAGCCAGAGGTTCCGCGTTGACACTACGGCCTTTGGTGAGAAGCCCGCCCGGTTCGCCGGCGCGGGCTTTTTCGTGCCTGGCCTCCCCCGAACAGGTGATGTCGCGAGGCTGGCAACGCTGATATCTCGTCAGCGAGACTCAACCACCTTCGGCCCCGCCGGCACCGCCGCGCGGGGCTTCTTCGCATTCTGCTCTGGCCTTCAGATGCGCTTAATTGCAGGTCAACTTCCGACCTTCCGCCATCCCGACCTTGCGGTAGTGTTCCAGACCGGACTTGATCGCTCGGCCTATGACCGCTCGGCGCACGTCCGGATTGCAGCGCAGATACTCCTCCTCGTTGAAAGCGTAGTCGCCACGCCCGCCCCGCGAGCCTCGATCATAGTCCCGATCGTATTCGCGGCGGTCACGGTCGCCATAGCCCCGGTCTCCGTAGCCTCGGTCACGGGGGCCGTAGTCGCCGCGATCGTAGCCGTAGTCGCGTCCGCCGTAGGGTTGTGCGAAGGCCGGCGCGACTCCGCTGAGTAGCGCCAAGCCAAGGACGGTCGCTGAGATCACCTTCATGTCGTGCTCTCCGTTGTTGAGGGGCGTGAACGCTTTCAACGCTGGCTCGTTCGATTTGCCTGGACGGGTGCCGCGCCCTCGCGCCCTGCATCACTACCGGCAGTGGGCTTTCCTTTCCCTACGTCCGGCCTGCTCTCAGTCCAGTTTAGCTAAA from Methylobacterium sp. NMS14P includes:
- a CDS encoding MucR family transcriptional regulator, whose product is MDDVTSTAVSDQTSLIELTADIVAAYVSNNSVPVSEMPALLSAIHSAISGLNSPTAPAEPKVDRATPGQIRKSITPDALISFEDGRPYKTLKRHLKGVGLTPDQYREKWGLPRDYPMTAPSYSEMRSALAKNNGLGNLRRNAAAKAAPVDETIVETPKASRRKKAAEPPAVPAEKPARGRKNAVAS